One segment of Desulfobacteraceae bacterium DNA contains the following:
- a CDS encoding NAD-dependent epimerase/dehydratase family protein, which yields MTSTVCPDRPCVQRLGAPKAPQVSSPSPPSRTVALTGATGFIGATVMRRLLRAGFALRAMYRPAGRPQRRSQNAVVWVPGCLEDTESLARLLTGVEALVHCAGRVRGLEEREFNLVNVAGLARLVRAAGRLHPTPRILSLSSLAAREPQVSPYAASKRLGEEVLAAEAGRLSWVVLRPPVVYGPGDRETVPLLRWMARGIAPLVADEKTRFSMIFAEDLAEAVVALLQQPVWQGEVFELHDGRRGGYCWREVIEAVSQATGRTVRGFRLPRPLVRSVADLNLRAGRAFGYAPMLTPGKVRELSHTDWTADNAAICRQTGWVPRITLPQGVRRTLACLAAG from the coding sequence ATGACATCGACTGTCTGCCCCGACAGGCCGTGCGTGCAGCGGCTGGGCGCGCCTAAAGCCCCCCAAGTGTCCTCACCCTCCCCCCCATCCAGAACCGTGGCCCTGACGGGTGCGACCGGTTTTATCGGCGCCACCGTGATGCGGCGCCTGCTGCGAGCCGGCTTTGCACTGCGCGCCATGTATCGCCCCGCCGGCCGCCCGCAGCGCCGGTCGCAAAACGCGGTGGTCTGGGTGCCGGGGTGCCTTGAGGACACGGAGAGCCTGGCGCGGCTGCTGACCGGGGTGGAGGCCTTGGTGCACTGCGCCGGGCGCGTGCGCGGGCTGGAGGAGCGAGAGTTCAATCTCGTCAATGTGGCGGGCTTGGCGCGACTGGTGCGCGCCGCGGGGCGGCTGCACCCGACGCCCCGCATTTTGTCGCTTTCCTCGCTGGCCGCCCGGGAGCCGCAAGTCTCCCCTTATGCCGCCAGCAAGCGGTTGGGCGAAGAGGTACTCGCAGCCGAGGCCGGGCGGCTTTCCTGGGTGGTGCTGCGCCCGCCGGTGGTTTACGGACCGGGCGACCGGGAAACGGTTCCCCTCTTGCGCTGGATGGCCAGGGGCATCGCGCCCCTGGTGGCTGATGAAAAAACCCGGTTTTCAATGATTTTTGCGGAAGACCTGGCCGAGGCGGTGGTCGCCCTGCTGCAGCAGCCCGTCTGGCAAGGCGAGGTTTTCGAGCTTCACGACGGGCGTCGCGGCGGCTACTGCTGGCGGGAGGTGATCGAAGCGGTGTCGCAGGCGACCGGCCGAACCGTGCGCGGGTTCAGGCTGCCGCGGCCCCTGGTCCGGTCCGTGGCGGACCTTAACCTGAGGGCCGGCAGAGCCTTCGGTTACGCACCGATGCTGACGCCGGGCAAGGTGCGCGAACTCAGCCATACCGACTGGACCGCCGACAACGCCGCCATTTGCCGCCAGACCGGTTGGGTGCCGAGGATCACCCTACCCCAAGGCGTGCGGCGGACGCTCGCCTGCCTTGCGGCCGGATGA